A single genomic interval of Streptomyces sp. TLI_146 harbors:
- a CDS encoding rodlin translates to MLKKAMAAVAVSASVVGVSAAAAPQALAIGNENGTTTFSGNNAMQAYGNSATYGDMSPQIALIQGSFNKPCIALPAKANLQSLIGLLNIGVQDIPILSSQQTQQCTENSTQAKGDEPLSHILDNIPILSGNGARHS, encoded by the coding sequence GTGCTCAAGAAGGCTATGGCGGCAGTTGCCGTTTCCGCGTCCGTCGTCGGAGTCTCCGCGGCTGCGGCGCCCCAGGCCCTGGCCATCGGGAACGAGAACGGCACCACCACGTTCAGCGGGAACAACGCGATGCAGGCGTACGGGAACTCCGCCACCTACGGCGACATGAGCCCGCAGATCGCGCTCATCCAGGGCTCCTTCAACAAGCCGTGTATCGCCCTGCCCGCGAAGGCCAACCTCCAGTCCCTCATCGGCCTGCTCAACATCGGCGTGCAGGACATCCCGATCCTGTCCTCGCAGCAGACCCAGCAGTGCACCGAGAACTCGACCCAGGCCAAGGGCGACGAGCCGCTCTCGCACATCCTGGACAACATCCCGATCCTGTCGGGCAACGGCGCCCGCCACAGCTGA
- a CDS encoding rodlin has product MQKVWSAAAVAAAVSGVTMMVAPQAMAIGNENGSTSFSGNDSVQSYGNAKTKGDMSGQMSVIQGTLNKPCIGLLQKVQAQSLVALLNVGVQDIPILSAQQNQQCTENSTQAKKDEPLSHVIDNIPILSGNGASES; this is encoded by the coding sequence ATGCAGAAGGTGTGGTCGGCCGCGGCCGTCGCCGCAGCCGTCTCCGGTGTCACGATGATGGTGGCGCCCCAGGCCATGGCCATCGGGAACGAGAACGGCTCCACGTCGTTCAGCGGAAACGACTCCGTGCAGTCGTACGGCAACGCCAAGACCAAGGGCGACATGAGCGGCCAGATGAGCGTGATCCAGGGCACGCTCAACAAGCCCTGCATCGGCCTGCTCCAGAAGGTCCAGGCGCAGTCCCTCGTCGCGCTGCTCAACGTCGGCGTGCAGGACATCCCGATCCTGTCGGCCCAGCAGAACCAGCAGTGCACGGAGAACTCGACCCAGGCCAAGAAGGACGAGCCGCTCTCGCACGTCATCGACAACATCCCGATCCTGTCGGGCAACGGCGCCAGCGAGAGCTGA
- a CDS encoding carboxymuconolactone decarboxylase family protein, with protein MTAATTPAPRMRNPAVVLPGAMRAIRALLAAFEAAENGGVPKATLELVHLRASQINGCSYCVHGGVLSAKSAGESDERLHAVAAWREARCFTDAERAALALAEAATRLNDRPDPVPDTVWDEAARHYDERQLAALTLMIALTNLFNRLNATTRQPAGATW; from the coding sequence ATGACCGCCGCGACGACACCCGCGCCCCGGATGCGCAACCCCGCCGTGGTGCTGCCCGGGGCGATGCGGGCGATCCGGGCCCTGCTCGCCGCCTTCGAGGCCGCCGAGAACGGCGGAGTGCCGAAGGCGACGCTGGAACTGGTGCACCTGCGGGCGAGCCAGATCAACGGATGCTCGTACTGCGTCCACGGCGGCGTGCTCAGCGCCAAGAGCGCCGGGGAGAGCGACGAGCGGCTGCACGCGGTGGCGGCCTGGCGCGAGGCCCGCTGCTTCACCGACGCCGAACGGGCCGCCCTGGCCCTGGCCGAGGCCGCGACCCGGCTCAACGACCGCCCCGACCCGGTACCGGACACCGTCTGGGACGAGGCCGCGCGCCACTACGACGAACGCCAGCTCGCCGCCCTGACCCTGATGATCGCCCTGACGAACCTGTTCAACCGGCTCAACGCGACGACGCGACAGCCGGCGGGGGCGACCTGGTAG
- a CDS encoding DUF6009 family protein: MSSLITDDEISHETELVWLEDISGLDYVRQSLDRLPTRRSKPAYHRDGRMVGYALLGPKAKASPSSGTWRRRVFWVLPHDRDSEPDGLYATGAPAEAIDPRTLAPGSKGRKTERSEGGPPSSAMRELGITLPL; the protein is encoded by the coding sequence ATGAGCTCCCTGATCACCGACGACGAGATCAGCCATGAGACCGAGCTGGTCTGGCTGGAGGACATCTCCGGTCTCGACTACGTGCGCCAGAGCCTGGACCGGCTGCCGACGCGCCGCAGCAAGCCCGCCTACCACCGCGACGGGCGCATGGTCGGCTACGCGCTGCTCGGCCCCAAGGCCAAGGCGTCGCCGTCCTCGGGCACCTGGCGCAGGCGGGTCTTCTGGGTGCTGCCGCACGACCGCGACAGCGAGCCGGACGGCCTGTACGCGACGGGCGCGCCCGCCGAGGCCATCGACCCGCGCACGCTCGCCCCGGGCAGCAAGGGCCGCAAGACGGAGCGCTCGGAGGGCGGTCCGCCGTCCTCGGCGATGCGCGAACTCGGGATAACGCTGCCGCTCTGA
- a CDS encoding phage/plasmid primase, P4 family: MTASGKGSGGRGRGHEDVLFDFDPQTVASQILAHSPAPGAGEALLPAQTGSQGPSEARPGSAQEPVTHGAAAAVGDAEAPGHTSTHAGLLPDTLTDRGNAKLFVKLFADDYRHVPGLGWYRWDTTRWQLDEDDTVMWAAGDLAENIADSDPRGLYTVQSLQQHRRRALSTAGMNAMLAQARSAPGMVLNAALLDADPYALCTPAGIVDLRTGLLRTPDPNKDFHSRSTSTGPRQMPTPRWNRFLTDTFGEDAESSEMIGFLHLLLGYSITGDVGGQIMPFLFGSGKNGKSVLLDVVMKLLGDYADAGPPGFLMARPFEGHPTDLAELHGRRVIVCSEVKPGDKFDEARVKLLTGGDRIKARRMRQDFFSFQPTHKLWLLGNHRPEVGTGGFAFWRRMRLIPFERVVSDERKIDNLADVLVTEEGPGILNWLIEGARRYLGGDKDLTGPERVRIATTVYAETEDHTGRFFEETCALHPDHRAEQTRLYAAYRAWCQNEGAPVITSRAFAARARELVGLASPKEMILSNSRKYYPGIGLLADEERA, encoded by the coding sequence ATGACCGCCTCCGGCAAGGGCAGCGGCGGCCGTGGCCGGGGGCACGAGGACGTGCTCTTCGACTTCGACCCGCAGACGGTCGCCTCACAGATCCTTGCGCACTCCCCGGCCCCAGGGGCCGGGGAAGCCCTGCTGCCCGCTCAGACGGGCAGCCAGGGCCCTTCTGAGGCCCGTCCGGGATCGGCGCAGGAGCCGGTGACGCACGGGGCGGCAGCGGCCGTTGGGGACGCGGAGGCGCCCGGCCACACCTCGACGCACGCCGGCCTGCTGCCCGACACGCTCACCGACCGGGGCAACGCCAAGCTGTTCGTGAAGCTGTTCGCGGACGACTACCGGCATGTGCCGGGCCTGGGCTGGTACCGCTGGGACACCACCCGCTGGCAGCTCGACGAGGACGACACGGTGATGTGGGCGGCCGGCGACCTGGCCGAGAACATCGCCGACAGCGACCCGCGCGGCCTGTACACGGTGCAGTCGCTGCAACAGCACCGCCGCCGGGCCCTGTCGACGGCCGGGATGAACGCGATGCTGGCGCAGGCACGTTCGGCGCCGGGCATGGTGCTGAACGCGGCGCTGCTCGACGCCGACCCGTACGCGCTGTGCACGCCCGCCGGGATCGTCGACCTGCGCACCGGGCTGCTGCGCACGCCCGACCCGAACAAGGACTTCCACTCCCGCTCGACGTCGACCGGGCCCCGGCAGATGCCGACGCCGCGCTGGAACCGGTTCCTGACCGACACGTTCGGCGAGGACGCGGAGTCCTCCGAGATGATCGGCTTCCTGCATCTGCTGCTGGGCTACTCGATCACCGGGGACGTGGGCGGGCAGATCATGCCGTTCCTGTTCGGATCGGGCAAGAACGGCAAGTCGGTCCTGCTGGACGTGGTGATGAAGCTGCTCGGCGACTACGCCGACGCGGGTCCCCCCGGTTTCCTCATGGCGCGGCCCTTCGAGGGGCACCCCACCGACCTCGCCGAGCTGCACGGGCGGCGCGTCATCGTCTGCTCCGAGGTCAAGCCCGGCGACAAGTTCGACGAGGCCCGCGTCAAGCTCCTTACCGGCGGCGACCGCATCAAGGCCCGCCGGATGCGGCAGGACTTCTTCAGCTTCCAGCCGACCCACAAGCTGTGGCTGCTGGGCAACCACCGCCCCGAGGTCGGCACCGGCGGCTTCGCGTTCTGGCGCCGTATGCGGCTGATTCCGTTCGAACGCGTCGTCTCCGACGAACGCAAGATCGACAACCTGGCGGACGTCCTGGTCACCGAGGAGGGCCCGGGCATCCTGAACTGGCTGATCGAGGGCGCCCGCCGCTATCTGGGCGGCGACAAGGACCTCACCGGCCCGGAGCGGGTGCGGATCGCCACGACCGTGTACGCGGAGACCGAGGACCACACCGGGCGGTTCTTCGAGGAGACCTGCGCCCTGCACCCCGACCACCGGGCGGAGCAGACCCGCCTCTACGCCGCGTACCGGGCCTGGTGTCAGAATGAGGGGGCACCCGTCATCACCTCCCGCGCGTTCGCCGCGCGCGCACGCGAACTGGTCGGGCTGGCCTCGCCCAAGGAGATGATCTTGTCCAATTCGCGGAAGTACTACCCGGGCATCGGACTGCTCGCCGACGAGGAGAGGGCATGA
- a CDS encoding bifunctional DNA primase/polymerase, whose translation MGPLALARGCAARAWAVHPLGPGRKTPVANCSRCRRPGHHYDGCACIAAGRWCHGFQAATIEPELVDRWWGSDPHLGVGVACGASGLVVIDVDVHSQPLPGRDRILPGIPIHDDVDLMGMSHGFHTLAVLAALRGEKSPADDASTLRVRTPSGGLHIWYEAVPDGRRWYSSVGQGGGCSLAWQVDVRAHGGYIVAPGTVTPAGTYQPLEGAGDPAPLPSWLADELARTGHLRTAQRVARQPRPNRARQAVIAAGAGREQATRVLAAALAEVADCAAVAEGAGFTDKLNRAAYTVGGLVAAGYLGQDAGERVLLEVAEYARPGQERRAAPIVRGGMAAGSRRPLELRSRP comes from the coding sequence ATGGGGCCGCTCGCCCTGGCGCGGGGCTGCGCCGCCCGGGCCTGGGCCGTGCACCCCCTCGGGCCGGGACGGAAGACGCCCGTGGCCAACTGCTCGCGCTGCCGCCGCCCGGGCCATCACTACGACGGCTGTGCCTGCATCGCGGCCGGCCGCTGGTGCCACGGCTTCCAGGCCGCCACCATCGAGCCGGAGTTGGTCGACCGGTGGTGGGGCAGCGACCCGCACCTCGGCGTAGGGGTCGCCTGCGGAGCCTCGGGCCTCGTCGTGATCGACGTCGACGTGCACTCCCAGCCGCTCCCGGGCCGCGACCGCATCCTGCCCGGCATCCCCATCCACGACGACGTCGATCTGATGGGCATGTCCCATGGCTTCCACACCCTGGCCGTCCTGGCCGCTCTGCGGGGCGAGAAGAGCCCGGCGGACGACGCCTCGACCCTGCGCGTACGCACCCCCTCGGGCGGGCTGCACATCTGGTACGAGGCCGTTCCCGACGGCCGGCGCTGGTACTCCTCCGTGGGCCAGGGTGGAGGCTGTTCCCTGGCCTGGCAGGTCGATGTGCGGGCCCACGGGGGGTACATCGTGGCGCCCGGGACCGTCACCCCGGCAGGGACGTACCAGCCCCTCGAAGGGGCCGGGGACCCCGCCCCGCTGCCGTCCTGGCTGGCCGACGAGCTGGCCCGTACAGGGCATCTGAGGACCGCTCAGCGCGTTGCGCGCCAGCCCCGCCCCAACCGTGCCCGCCAGGCCGTCATCGCCGCAGGAGCCGGGCGGGAGCAGGCGACGCGGGTGCTCGCCGCCGCGCTGGCCGAGGTCGCCGACTGCGCGGCCGTGGCCGAGGGCGCGGGCTTCACGGACAAGCTGAACCGGGCCGCGTACACGGTGGGCGGGCTGGTCGCCGCCGGGTACCTCGGGCAGGACGCGGGGGAGCGGGTGCTGCTGGAGGTGGCCGAGTACGCGCGGCCCGGCCAGGAGCGCCGGGCCGCCCCGATCGTGCGCGGCGGCATGGCCGCCGGGTCGCGGCGCCCCCTGGAACTGCGGAGCCGCCCATGA